A genomic window from Streptomyces sp. NBC_01429 includes:
- a CDS encoding HAD family hydrolase has product MSTSVDGSVDLVVFDCDGVLVDTERIGPAVVAEMATEAGWPLTADEVRERFLGRPESYLHTEIRAHATAPVGPDWLDAYRVRVRDAFTARPHTMPGVRELLDALDGGGVPYCVASSGGHERIEHSLTVTGLWARFAGRVFSADDVEHGKPAPDLFLHAARTLGVPADRCLVIEDSPAGVAAALAAGMPVIGYAGGPTPRTALADAGQGVIEDFAELHARLGLPPS; this is encoded by the coding sequence GTGAGCACTTCCGTGGACGGGAGCGTGGATCTCGTCGTCTTCGACTGCGACGGCGTGCTGGTCGACACCGAACGGATCGGCCCCGCCGTCGTCGCCGAGATGGCCACCGAGGCGGGCTGGCCGCTGACGGCGGACGAGGTGCGGGAACGGTTCCTCGGCCGCCCCGAGTCGTACCTCCATACGGAGATAAGGGCCCACGCCACGGCCCCGGTCGGCCCCGACTGGCTCGACGCCTACCGGGTCCGCGTGCGCGACGCGTTCACCGCCCGTCCCCACACCATGCCCGGGGTACGGGAACTGCTGGACGCGCTCGACGGCGGCGGCGTCCCCTACTGCGTCGCCTCCAGTGGAGGGCACGAACGGATCGAGCACTCCCTGACCGTCACCGGCCTCTGGGCACGCTTCGCCGGCCGCGTCTTCAGCGCCGACGACGTCGAACACGGCAAACCCGCCCCGGACCTCTTCCTGCACGCCGCCCGCACCCTGGGCGTCCCCGCGGACCGCTGCCTCGTCATCGAGGACAGCCCCGCCGGGGTCGCCGCCGCGCTCGCGGCGGGCATGCCGGTCATCGGCTACGCGGGCGGCCCCACCCCACGGACGGCCCTGGCCGACGCCGGTCAGGGCGTGATCGAGGACTTCGCCGAACTCCACGCCCGGCTCGGTCTTCCGCCGTCCTGA
- a CDS encoding PucR family transcriptional regulator yields MAASLTGRRLTRAELLSRRALGEQAAEAGFQLRALVGAHLAAARVHWPDTGSPESVLAAVEQAVDAFAEGYERAQRLAVRQETAARREFIDDLLYGRSDLGRLAERAERFGLRLSYEHAVAVAEGFVAYDEEDAVPRAVEQALLGRFGDRSVLLTTKAGRMVCIAPGDQGEMLTYFAKQAFAATDGGRVAVGRPQPGVGGVVQSYEEALNVLDLAERLGMDEPLLRAADLLVYPVLTRDRHAMTELVVGTLGPLEAARGGAQPLIDTLTTYFDAGCVAAEAARRLSLSVRALTYRLERIHRLTGADPADPTHRYTLQTAVIGARLMGWPETSP; encoded by the coding sequence ATGGCGGCCTCGCTGACCGGCCGCAGGCTCACGCGCGCCGAGCTGCTCTCCCGGCGGGCGCTGGGCGAGCAGGCCGCCGAGGCCGGTTTCCAGCTGCGGGCGCTGGTCGGCGCGCACCTCGCCGCCGCCCGCGTCCACTGGCCCGACACCGGGTCGCCCGAGAGCGTGCTCGCCGCCGTCGAGCAGGCGGTCGACGCGTTCGCCGAGGGGTACGAACGGGCGCAGCGGCTGGCCGTACGGCAGGAGACGGCGGCGCGCCGCGAGTTCATCGACGACCTGCTGTACGGGCGCAGCGACCTGGGCCGGCTGGCGGAGCGCGCCGAACGGTTCGGGCTGCGCCTCTCGTACGAGCACGCCGTGGCGGTCGCCGAGGGGTTCGTCGCGTACGACGAGGAGGACGCCGTACCGCGCGCCGTGGAGCAGGCGCTGCTCGGCCGGTTCGGTGACCGCAGTGTGCTGCTGACCACCAAGGCGGGCCGGATGGTGTGCATAGCCCCCGGCGACCAGGGAGAGATGCTCACCTACTTCGCCAAGCAGGCGTTCGCGGCCACGGACGGCGGCCGGGTCGCGGTCGGCCGCCCGCAGCCGGGGGTGGGCGGGGTGGTGCAGTCGTACGAGGAGGCGCTGAACGTCCTTGACCTGGCCGAGCGGCTCGGCATGGACGAACCCCTCCTGCGCGCGGCCGATCTGCTGGTCTATCCGGTGCTGACCAGGGACCGGCACGCCATGACCGAGCTGGTCGTGGGGACGCTCGGCCCGCTGGAGGCGGCGCGGGGCGGGGCCCAGCCGCTGATCGACACGCTCACGACCTATTTCGACGCGGGGTGTGTGGCGGCGGAGGCGGCGCGGCGGCTGTCACTGAGCGTACGGGCCCTGACGTACCGCCTGGAGAGGATCCACAGGCTCACCGGCGCCGACCCGGCCGATCCCACGCATCGCTACACCTTGCAGACGGCCGTGATCGGGGCCAGGCTGATGGGCTGGCCGGAAACGTCGCCCTGA